From Heptranchias perlo isolate sHepPer1 chromosome 8, sHepPer1.hap1, whole genome shotgun sequence, a single genomic window includes:
- the dnajc27 gene encoding dnaJ homolog subfamily C member 27 isoform X1 yields METNVRKENKKTLRVKVISLGSAEVGKSCIIKRYCEKRFVPKYLATIGIDYGVTKVQVRDREIKVNIFDMAGHPFFYEVRNEFYKDTQGVILTYDVGQKDSFDALESWLAEMKQELGPHTNMENIVFVVCGNKVDCGKRRVVDESEGRLWAQSRGFNYFETSAQSGEGINEMFQTFFSSILDLCENGKRPQSSVSVGFTKEQADTIRRIRNSKDSWEMLGMKPGVSRDKSSTCQKNSHGRQKRDEVNKAYRKLAMLLHPDKCIAPGSEDAFKAVVNARTVLLKNIK; encoded by the exons AGCTGTATCATTAAACGgtactgtgagaagaggtttgtcCCTAAATATTTGGCCACGATAGGAATCGACTATGGAGTTACAAA GGTGCAGGTGAGGGATCGAGAGATTAAAGTTAACATCTTTGACATGGCGGGTCATCCGTTCTTCTATGAG GTACGAAATGAATTTTACAAAGACACTCAAGGGGTGATCCTGACCTATGATGTGGGGCAGAAAGACTCCTTCGATGCGTTGGAGAGTTGGCTCGCTGAGATGAAGCAGGAACTGGGGCCTCATACGAACATGGAGAACATAGTGTTTGTTGTCTGCGGCAACAAG GTTGACTGTGGGAAGCGGCGGGTCGTCGATGAGAGTGAGGGGCGTCTCTGGGCCCAGAGCCGGGGATTCAACTACTTTGAAACCTCGGCGCAGTCTGGAGAGGGCATTAATGAGATGTTTCAG ACCTTCTTCTCCTCGATCCTTGACTTGTGTGAGAATGGTAAACGGCCTCAGTCCAGCGTAAGCGTGGGGTTTACCAAGGAGCAGGCAGACACCATCCGCCGGATACGCAATAGTAAGGACAGCTGGGAAATGTTGGGAATGAAGCCCGGAGTATCCAG ggacaagagctctacttgccaaaaaaacagccatggacgacaaaagag GGATGAGGTAAACAAAGCCTATCGGAAGCTGGCCATGCTCCTTCACCCAGACAAGTGCATCGCCCCGGGGAGCGAAGACGCCTTCAAAGCGGTCGTCAACGCACGGACTGtgttgctgaaaaacatcaagtAA
- the dnajc27 gene encoding dnaJ homolog subfamily C member 27 isoform X2, translated as METNVRKENKKTLRVKVISLGSAESCIIKRYCEKRFVPKYLATIGIDYGVTKVQVRDREIKVNIFDMAGHPFFYEVRNEFYKDTQGVILTYDVGQKDSFDALESWLAEMKQELGPHTNMENIVFVVCGNKVDCGKRRVVDESEGRLWAQSRGFNYFETSAQSGEGINEMFQTFFSSILDLCENGKRPQSSVSVGFTKEQADTIRRIRNSKDSWEMLGMKPGVSRDKSSTCQKNSHGRQKRDEVNKAYRKLAMLLHPDKCIAPGSEDAFKAVVNARTVLLKNIK; from the exons AGCTGTATCATTAAACGgtactgtgagaagaggtttgtcCCTAAATATTTGGCCACGATAGGAATCGACTATGGAGTTACAAA GGTGCAGGTGAGGGATCGAGAGATTAAAGTTAACATCTTTGACATGGCGGGTCATCCGTTCTTCTATGAG GTACGAAATGAATTTTACAAAGACACTCAAGGGGTGATCCTGACCTATGATGTGGGGCAGAAAGACTCCTTCGATGCGTTGGAGAGTTGGCTCGCTGAGATGAAGCAGGAACTGGGGCCTCATACGAACATGGAGAACATAGTGTTTGTTGTCTGCGGCAACAAG GTTGACTGTGGGAAGCGGCGGGTCGTCGATGAGAGTGAGGGGCGTCTCTGGGCCCAGAGCCGGGGATTCAACTACTTTGAAACCTCGGCGCAGTCTGGAGAGGGCATTAATGAGATGTTTCAG ACCTTCTTCTCCTCGATCCTTGACTTGTGTGAGAATGGTAAACGGCCTCAGTCCAGCGTAAGCGTGGGGTTTACCAAGGAGCAGGCAGACACCATCCGCCGGATACGCAATAGTAAGGACAGCTGGGAAATGTTGGGAATGAAGCCCGGAGTATCCAG ggacaagagctctacttgccaaaaaaacagccatggacgacaaaagag GGATGAGGTAAACAAAGCCTATCGGAAGCTGGCCATGCTCCTTCACCCAGACAAGTGCATCGCCCCGGGGAGCGAAGACGCCTTCAAAGCGGTCGTCAACGCACGGACTGtgttgctgaaaaacatcaagtAA
- the dnajc27 gene encoding dnaJ homolog subfamily C member 27 isoform X3 — protein METNVRKENKKTLRVKVISLGSAEVGKSCIIKRYCEKRFVPKYLATIGIDYGVTKVQVRDREIKVNIFDMAGHPFFYEVRNEFYKDTQGVILTYDVGQKDSFDALESWLAEMKQELGPHTNMENIVFVVCGNKVDCGKRRVVDESEGRLWAQSRGFNYFETSAQSGEGINEMFQTFFSSILDLCENGKRPQSSVSVGFTKEQADTIRRIRNSKDSWEMLGMKPGVSRDEVNKAYRKLAMLLHPDKCIAPGSEDAFKAVVNARTVLLKNIK, from the exons AGCTGTATCATTAAACGgtactgtgagaagaggtttgtcCCTAAATATTTGGCCACGATAGGAATCGACTATGGAGTTACAAA GGTGCAGGTGAGGGATCGAGAGATTAAAGTTAACATCTTTGACATGGCGGGTCATCCGTTCTTCTATGAG GTACGAAATGAATTTTACAAAGACACTCAAGGGGTGATCCTGACCTATGATGTGGGGCAGAAAGACTCCTTCGATGCGTTGGAGAGTTGGCTCGCTGAGATGAAGCAGGAACTGGGGCCTCATACGAACATGGAGAACATAGTGTTTGTTGTCTGCGGCAACAAG GTTGACTGTGGGAAGCGGCGGGTCGTCGATGAGAGTGAGGGGCGTCTCTGGGCCCAGAGCCGGGGATTCAACTACTTTGAAACCTCGGCGCAGTCTGGAGAGGGCATTAATGAGATGTTTCAG ACCTTCTTCTCCTCGATCCTTGACTTGTGTGAGAATGGTAAACGGCCTCAGTCCAGCGTAAGCGTGGGGTTTACCAAGGAGCAGGCAGACACCATCCGCCGGATACGCAATAGTAAGGACAGCTGGGAAATGTTGGGAATGAAGCCCGGAGTATCCAG GGATGAGGTAAACAAAGCCTATCGGAAGCTGGCCATGCTCCTTCACCCAGACAAGTGCATCGCCCCGGGGAGCGAAGACGCCTTCAAAGCGGTCGTCAACGCACGGACTGtgttgctgaaaaacatcaagtAA